The DNA window CCGTGCACGGTGGTGACGATCGGGGTCGAGGGCCGCACCAGGCCCAGTTCGCGGAAGATGCCGAGTTCGAGATCGGCGAAGCCGCCGCCCTTGCCGGTGCGGCCGCCGGCGCGCGTGACCGCGACCGAGCCGACCACGATCAGGTCCATCGGCCGCATCTCCTGGAAGCGGACCGGCTCGCCGACCTCCACGAAGACCTCCGAGCGGGCCGCATCCGCGAAGGCGATGCCGCGCCGGGCGAGGACATCCGGATCGAGCAGCACGAAGGGGAACGGCTTGACCAGTTCCGGCACCGGCGCATAGAGCCGCTTGCCGGCCTCCAGCGCCTTGCGCCGGACGGGAATCTGCGGTGGGTCCGGATTGCATTTGACGATCGCCGCGTCGCGCCAGGCCTTCAGCGTGGCCAGCCGTTCCGCCGCCGCCTCCGCACCGACATAGTCCGGAATGCGGCTGCGCACCGGACCGACGCCGGCGCCCGACGTCTCCAGATCGCTCCAGACCGCATGGCGCAGCCCGTCCTTGGTCTCGTTGCGGCCCTGCCAGCGGGCGCCCTCCCCGGTCGCCGCCATGGTCAGGCCTCCGCGATCACGCTGACATGGGCGGCGACGACCTTCCAG is part of the Prosthecodimorpha staleyi genome and encodes:
- a CDS encoding 5-formyltetrahydrofolate cyclo-ligase, producing the protein MAATGEGARWQGRNETKDGLRHAVWSDLETSGAGVGPVRSRIPDYVGAEAAAERLATLKAWRDAAIVKCNPDPPQIPVRRKALEAGKRLYAPVPELVKPFPFVLLDPDVLARRGIAFADAARSEVFVEVGEPVRFQEMRPMDLIVVGSVAVTRAGGRTGKGGGFADLELGIFRELGLVRPSTPIVTTVHGLQVVDRDRLVIEAHDSALDWIATPDELIETRTTHPQPHGVDWERVRPDQFADIPFLAELRAEIEARG